The following are encoded in a window of Haliaeetus albicilla chromosome 1, bHalAlb1.1, whole genome shotgun sequence genomic DNA:
- the LARP7 gene encoding la-related protein 7 → MTGMETETARDEAMEEESTEQKKEREKKKRSRVKQVLADIAKQVDFWFGDVNLHKDRFLREQIEKSRDGYVDISLLVSFNKMKKLTTDGKLIARAVKSSSVVELDLEGTRIRRRQPLGEEPKDVDSRTVYVELLPKNVNHSWIERVFGKCGNVVYISIPRYKTTGDPKGFAFVEFETKEQAEKAIEFLNNPPEEAPRKPGIFPKTVKNKPVPALNTSNSSVVEEKKKKKKKKSKIKKESHVQAAVETKEPNMNTTTEQVPKSKRHRTSSECSEMEGTETHRHPSKREKRKWDRTESSEVPWESRPGKRKRTSSGDGEASTPKVKKSVQKDDIHPVKEETTEAPKDSNDISAEDDKDKKDTSLSKSKRKHKKKHKERHKMGEEVIPLRVLSKTEWMDLKQEYLALQKASMASLKKTMSQIRSEPVGEMETESRVQKKPQSENDKSTSEDSAPPAKANTMGPQFVTGVIVKIISTEPLPGRKQIKDALAVLADVAYVDMLQGDTECHVRFKTPEDAQIVVKSYKEIQMKNNWKFEVLTGDHEQRYWQKILVDRQAKLNQPREKKRGTEKLIAKAERMRLEKTQQTSKHIRFTEDN, encoded by the exons ATGACAGGTATGGAGACTGAAACTGCAAGAGACGAAGCCATGGAGGAAGAAAgcactgaacagaaaaaggagagagagaaaaagaagaggtcAAGGGTTAAACAGGTGCTCGCAGATATAGCGAAACAAGTGGATTTCTGGTTTGGTGATGTTAATCTCCACAAAGATAGATTTCTCCGAGAACAAATAGAAAAGTCCAGAGATGGGT ATGTTGACATATcacttcttgtttctttcaacaaaatgaaaaagttgACTACTGATGGAAAATTGATAGCTCGAGCAGTTAAAAGTTCATCTGTTGTAGAG TTGGATTTAGAAGGAACTAGAATTAGAAGGCGCCAACCACTGGGTGAAGAACCAAAGGATGTGGATAGTCGTACAGTCTATGTG gagctGCTTCCCAAAAATGTCAATCACAGTTGGATTGAGCGGGTGTTTGGGAAGTGTGGTAATGTAGTTTACATCAGTATACCCCGATATAAAACTACTGGTGATCCAAAGGGATTTGCCTTTGTTGAATTTGAAACTAAAGAGCAAGCAGAGAAAGCTATTGAG tttttgaATAATCCTCCAGAAGAAGCGCCACGGAAACCTGGGATTTTCCCCAAAACAGTAAAGAATAAGCCTGTTCCTGCGCTGAATACAAGTAACAGCAGTGTAGTAG aagagaagaaaaagaagaaaaaaaagaaatccaaaatcAAGAAAGAGAGCCATGTACAGGCAGCTGTAGAGACAAAGGAACCAAACATGAACACTACAACAGAGCAAGTACCCAAGTCAAAAAGACATAGGACTTCATCGGAGTGTTCAGAAATGGAGGGAACTGAGACTCACAGGCATCcctcaaagagagagaaaagaaaatgggacaGAACAGAAAGCTCAGAGGTACCTTGGGAAAGCaggccagggaagagaaaaagaacgAGCTCTGGAGATGGTGAGGCATCAACTCCAAAAGTAAAGAAAAGTGTTCAAAAGGATGACATTCATCCTGTAAAAGAGGAAACAACAGAAGCTCCGAAGGATTCCAATG ACATTTCTGCAGAAGATGACAAAGATAAAAAAGACACATCCCTTTCAAAATCTAAAAggaaacataagaaaaaacacaaagaaagacACAAAATGGGGGAAGAAGTCATTCCACTCAGAGTACTCTCCAA GACTGAATGGATGGATTTGAAGCAAGAATATTTGGCCCTTCAAAAAGCCAGTATGGCCTccttaaagaaaacaatgtctCAAATCAGATCTGAGCCCGTGGGAGAGATGGAAACTGAATCTCGTGTGCAGAAAAAGCCTCAATCTGAAAATGACAAAT CCACCAGTGAAGATTCTGCCCCTCCTGCCAAGGCTAACACAATGGGGCCCCAGTTCGTGACTGGAGTAATTGTGAAGATCATTAGCACTGAGCCCCTGCCGGGCAGGAAGCAGATCAAG GATGCTTTGGCAGTGCTGGCGGATGTTGCTTATGTTGACATGCTGCAGGGAGACACAGAATGTCATGTCCGTTTTAAAACTCCCGAGGATGCACAGATTGTTGTGAAATCATACAAAGAAATACAGATGAAAAACAACTGGAAATTCGAAGTTCTCACTG gtGATCATGAACAACGTTACTGGCAGAAGATTTTAGTGGACAGACAAGCTAAACTTAACCAGCCTCGAGAAAAGAAGCGGGGTACTGAGAAG TTGATTGCTAAAGCTGAAAGAATGAGACTTGAAAAGACTCAACAAACAAGTAAACATATTCGCTTCACTGAAGATAACTAA